A stretch of Melospiza melodia melodia isolate bMelMel2 unplaced genomic scaffold, bMelMel2.pri scaffold_99, whole genome shotgun sequence DNA encodes these proteins:
- the LOC134414043 gene encoding olfactory receptor 14A16-like: protein MSNSSSISHFLLLALADTWQLQLLHFCLLLGISLTALLGNGLIISAVACGHHLHTPMFFFLLNLALSDLGSICTTVPKAMHNSLWDTRDISYKGCASQVFFLMFFISADFYLLTIMCYDRYVSICKPLHYGTLLGSRACAHMAAAAWASALLTALIHTANTFSLPLCHGNVLGQFFCEIPQILKLSCSRSNYRELVHIAVSSCLALCCFAFIVFSYVQVFRAVLRIPSEHGRHKAFSTCLPHLAVVSLFLSTAVFAHLKPSSMSSPSLDLALSVLYSVVPPALNPLIYSLRNQELKAAVWRLMTGWFQKQ, encoded by the coding sequence atgtccaacagcagctccatcagccacttcctcctgctggcattggcagacacgtggcagctgcagctcctgcacttctgcctcttgctgggcatctccctgactgccctcctgggcaacggcctcatcatcagcgccgtagcctgcggccaccacctgcacacgcccatgttcttcttcctgctcaacctggccctcagcgacctgggatccatctgcaccactgtccccaaagccatgcacaattccctctgggacaccagggacatctcctacaaaggatgtgcttcCCAAGTCtttttcttgatgtttttcatttcagcagatttttaccttctgaccatcatgtgctatgaccgctacgtgtccatctgcaaacccctgcactatgggaccctcctgggcagcagagcttgtgcccacatggcagcagctgcctgggccagtgcccttctcactgctctcatccacacagccaatacattttctttgcccctgtgccatggcaatgtcctgggccagttcttctgtgaaatcccacagatcctcaagctctcctgctcacgttCAAACTACAGGGAACTTGTGCACATTGCAGTTAGTTCCTGTTTAGCACTTTGCTGTTTtgcgttcattgttttctcctatgtgcaggttttcagggctgtgctgaggatcccctctgagcatggacggcacaaagccttttccacctgcctccctcacctggccgtggtctctctgttcctcagcactgctgtgtttgctcacctgaagccctcctccatgtcctccccatccctggatctggccctgtcagttctgtactcagtggtgcctccagccctgaaccccctcatctacagcctgaggaaccaggagctcaaggctgcagtgtggagactgatgactggatggttccaGAAACAATAA